From Eubalaena glacialis isolate mEubGla1 chromosome 5, mEubGla1.1.hap2.+ XY, whole genome shotgun sequence, one genomic window encodes:
- the SPON2 gene encoding spondin-2 isoform X2: MGTLRSAAAWGGALWALLLATLGCSAGQPLGGEPTCTAQPLAKYSITFTGKWSQASFPKQYPMFRPPAQWSSLLGAAHSPDYSLWRKGQYVSNGLRDFAERGEAWALMREMEAAGEKLQSVHGVFSGPAVPSGTGQTSAEFEAHSRHSLFATVPQDTVTEITASSPSHPANSFYYPRLKSLPPIATVTLARLPQSPRAFPPAPGLGGGGNEVADSLPAPETPLDCEVSLWSSWGLCAGPCGQPGAKSRTRYVRARPANHGAPCPGLEEEAPCVPDNCV, encoded by the exons ATGGGAACCCTGAGATCGGCTGCCGCCTGGGGTGGAGCCCTCTGGGCCCTCCTCCTGGCCACACTTGGCTGCTCGGCCGGCCAGCCGCTGGGGGGAGAGCCCACGTGCACGGCCCAGCCCCTGGCCAAGTACAGCATCACCTTCACGGGCAAGTGGAGCCAGGCATCCTTCCCCAAGCAGTACCCGATGTTCCGCCCACCCGCGCAGTGGTCATCCCTGCTGG GGGCAGCACACAGCCCCGACTACAGCCTGTGGAGGAAGGGCCAGTATGTGAGCAATGGGCTGAGGGACTTCGCGGAGCGCGGCGAGGCCTGGGCGCTGATGCGGGAGATGGAAGCTGCCGGGGAGAAGCTGCAGAGCGTCCACGGCGTGTTCTCGGGCCCAGCCGTGCCCAGCGGCACCGGGCAGACGTCCGCGGAGTTTGAGGCCCACTCCAGGCACTCGCTC TTCGCGACCGTCCCGCAGGACACGGTGACCGAG ATCACGGCCTCCTCTCCCAGCCACCCCGCGAACTCCTTCTACTACCCGCGGCTTAAGTCCTTGCCTCCCATCGCTACGGTGACCCTGGCGCGGCTCCCGCAAAGCCCCAGGGCCTTCCCGCCCGCCCcgggcctggggggcgggggcaaCGAGGTCGCCGACAGCCTGCCAG CTCCGGAGACGCCGCTGGACTGCGAGGTGTCGCTGTGGTCGTCCTGGGGGCTGTGCGCAGGCCCGTGCGGGCAGCCCGGGGCCAAGAGCAGGACGCGCTACGTCCGTGCGCGGCCCGCCAACCACGGGGCGCCCTGcccggggctggaggaggaggcccCGTGCGTCCCCGACAACTGCGTCTGA
- the SPON2 gene encoding spondin-2 isoform X1, with translation MGTLRSAAAWGGALWALLLATLGCSAGQPLGGEPTCTAQPLAKYSITFTGKWSQASFPKQYPMFRPPAQWSSLLGAAHSPDYSLWRKGQYVSNGLRDFAERGEAWALMREMEAAGEKLQSVHGVFSGPAVPSGTGQTSAEFEAHSRHSLVSFVVRIVPSPDWFVGVNSLDLCDGGRWREQVAVDLHPYDAGTDSGFTFSSPKFATVPQDTVTEITASSPSHPANSFYYPRLKSLPPIATVTLARLPQSPRAFPPAPGLGGGGNEVADSLPAPETPLDCEVSLWSSWGLCAGPCGQPGAKSRTRYVRARPANHGAPCPGLEEEAPCVPDNCV, from the exons ATGGGAACCCTGAGATCGGCTGCCGCCTGGGGTGGAGCCCTCTGGGCCCTCCTCCTGGCCACACTTGGCTGCTCGGCCGGCCAGCCGCTGGGGGGAGAGCCCACGTGCACGGCCCAGCCCCTGGCCAAGTACAGCATCACCTTCACGGGCAAGTGGAGCCAGGCATCCTTCCCCAAGCAGTACCCGATGTTCCGCCCACCCGCGCAGTGGTCATCCCTGCTGG GGGCAGCACACAGCCCCGACTACAGCCTGTGGAGGAAGGGCCAGTATGTGAGCAATGGGCTGAGGGACTTCGCGGAGCGCGGCGAGGCCTGGGCGCTGATGCGGGAGATGGAAGCTGCCGGGGAGAAGCTGCAGAGCGTCCACGGCGTGTTCTCGGGCCCAGCCGTGCCCAGCGGCACCGGGCAGACGTCCGCGGAGTTTGAGGCCCACTCCAGGCACTCGCTC GTGTCCTTCGTGGTCCGCATCGTCCCCAGCCCCGACTGGTTCGTGGGCGTCAACAGCCTGGACCTGTGTGACGGGGGCCGCTGGAGGGAGCAGGTGGCGGTGGACCTCCACCCTTACGATGCCGGGACCGACAGCGGCTTCACCTTCTCATCCCCCAAGTTCGCGACCGTCCCGCAGGACACGGTGACCGAG ATCACGGCCTCCTCTCCCAGCCACCCCGCGAACTCCTTCTACTACCCGCGGCTTAAGTCCTTGCCTCCCATCGCTACGGTGACCCTGGCGCGGCTCCCGCAAAGCCCCAGGGCCTTCCCGCCCGCCCcgggcctggggggcgggggcaaCGAGGTCGCCGACAGCCTGCCAG CTCCGGAGACGCCGCTGGACTGCGAGGTGTCGCTGTGGTCGTCCTGGGGGCTGTGCGCAGGCCCGTGCGGGCAGCCCGGGGCCAAGAGCAGGACGCGCTACGTCCGTGCGCGGCCCGCCAACCACGGGGCGCCCTGcccggggctggaggaggaggcccCGTGCGTCCCCGACAACTGCGTCTGA